GTCGTGCACGGCGGGCCGGACTTCTCCGACCCCGTGCTCGTCGACGACGCCGTGATCGCCGACATCCGCGACCTCGTGCCCCTCGCGCCGCTGCACAACCCCGGGGCCCTGGCGGGCATCGAGGCCGCGCGGGCCGCGTTCGACGTGCCCCAGGTCGCGGTCTTCGACACGGCCTTCTTCACCTCGCTGCCGGCCGCGGCGTCGACGTACGCGATCCCCAAGGACGTGCGCGAGCGCCACCGGGTGCGGCGCTACGGCTTCCACGGCACCTCGCACCGCTACGTCTCGCGCGCGGCGGCCACTTTCCTGGGCCGACCGCTCGACTCCTTCAGCCAGGTCGTGCTGCACCTCGGCAACGGCTGCTCGGCCTCGGCGATCGCGGGCGGCGTCGCCATCGACACCTCGATGGGGCTCACGCCGCTGCAGGGTCTCGTCATGGGCACCCGGTCCGGGGACATCGACCCCGCGGTCTTCTCGTTCCTCCATTCCGCCGCGGGCCTCGAGGTCGCCGAGATCGACGCGATGCTGAACAAGCGGTCCGGCCTCAAGGGCCTGGCCGGGGTCAACGACTTCCGTGAGGTGCTCTCGCGGGCCGACGCCGGGGACGAGGACGCCGGGCTGGCCCTCGACGTCTACGTCCACCGCCTGCGTCACTACGTCGGTGCCTACACCGCGGTCCTCGGCGGGCTCGACGTCCTCACCTTCACCGCCGGCGTGGGCGAGAACGCACCGGTCCTGCGGGCCCGGGTCCTGCAGACCCTCGGCCGTCTCGGGCTGTCGGTCGACCCGGGGCGCAACGAGGCCCCGTCGCGCGAGGCCCGCGTCATCTCCCCCGACGGCTCGCCCGTCACCGTCCTGGTCGTGCCCACCAACGAGGAGCTCGAGATCGCCCGCCAGGCCGCGGCGCTGCTCGACGGGCCGACGTGAGCAGCGGCCGCAGCGGTGGATCGGCTAGCGTGACGACCCGGCAGACACGAGCGGAGCGAGGACAAGCATGCGCAAGGTGATCCTGGGCCTGGGGCTCGCGATCGGGATCGTCGCGCTCGGCGTCGGCATCTTCGGGCTGGCCACCACGCCGTACGACCACGTCGTCCCGGTGCCGTACAAGATCGTGAGCTTCGGGGCCGTCGCCATGATGGGGACGCTGCTGATCCTCGTCATCGCCTTCGCCCACGGCACCCGCGCCGGCGACCTCGACTGATCCTCGCCGCTCCGTAGGGTGGGGCGCATGCCCACAGCCCTGGTGACCGGCGGGACGTCCGGGATCGGCGCGGCCTTCGCCCGCCAGCTCGCCGCCCGCGGTGACGACCTCGTCCTCGTCGCTCGTGACGGGGAGCGCCTCGAGGCCTCGGCCGCCGAGCTGCGCGCCACGTACGGCGTCGCCGTCGAGGTCCTCCCCGCCGACCTCGGTGACCGCGACCAGGTCCTCCGGGTCGCCGCCCGCCTGGAGGACAGTTCC
This is a stretch of genomic DNA from Microlunatus antarcticus. It encodes these proteins:
- a CDS encoding acetate kinase is translated as MAAESAILVLNAGSSSLKFQVVVPETADVLTKGLVERIGEDGSDVPDHGAAMGVVTDQLAEAGVDRTGLRAVGHRVVHGGPDFSDPVLVDDAVIADIRDLVPLAPLHNPGALAGIEAARAAFDVPQVAVFDTAFFTSLPAAASTYAIPKDVRERHRVRRYGFHGTSHRYVSRAAATFLGRPLDSFSQVVLHLGNGCSASAIAGGVAIDTSMGLTPLQGLVMGTRSGDIDPAVFSFLHSAAGLEVAEIDAMLNKRSGLKGLAGVNDFREVLSRADAGDEDAGLALDVYVHRLRHYVGAYTAVLGGLDVLTFTAGVGENAPVLRARVLQTLGRLGLSVDPGRNEAPSREARVISPDGSPVTVLVVPTNEELEIARQAAALLDGPT